Proteins encoded together in one Aurantiacibacter aquimixticola window:
- the ribD gene encoding bifunctional diaminohydroxyphosphoribosylaminopyrimidine deaminase/5-amino-6-(5-phosphoribosylamino)uracil reductase RibD produces MPQAELSGEDRRWLAAAAALAERARPLSRPNPGVGAIILRDGKVAGRGWTQPGGRPHAEAMALAEAGDGAKGATLYVTLEPCAHRSPRGPSCSDLVAVAGVARAVIGMQDPDPRTAGAGLARLADEGLKTVDAGLGSAELGLEGHTMHVLEGRPHVTLKLALSLDGCIATASGESQWITGEITRRHVHRERARADAILVGGETLRHDTPRLDVRLPALAERSPERWVLSRSDAPDGWARLTSPGAIRDMTDIRYLFVEGGAAAAAAFLSEDMVDCLLLYRAPILLGDGRPGLADIGLEDLSSAHRRWTRKDLRVLGQDTLEILGRTR; encoded by the coding sequence GTGCCGCAGGCTGAGCTTTCCGGTGAAGATCGTCGCTGGCTTGCCGCAGCGGCCGCCCTGGCGGAACGCGCACGGCCGCTAAGCCGCCCGAATCCCGGCGTCGGCGCCATTATCCTGCGCGACGGCAAGGTCGCCGGCCGGGGATGGACGCAGCCGGGTGGTCGCCCCCATGCAGAGGCCATGGCGCTTGCCGAGGCGGGAGACGGGGCAAAGGGCGCTACGCTTTATGTGACGCTGGAGCCTTGCGCGCATCGTTCGCCGCGCGGTCCGTCATGCAGCGATCTGGTCGCCGTTGCAGGTGTGGCGCGGGCGGTCATCGGAATGCAGGATCCCGATCCGCGAACGGCTGGTGCAGGACTTGCGCGCCTTGCCGATGAGGGACTGAAAACGGTCGATGCGGGCCTGGGAAGTGCCGAACTCGGCCTCGAAGGGCACACGATGCACGTCCTCGAGGGTCGGCCGCATGTCACGCTCAAACTTGCCCTCTCGCTTGACGGCTGCATCGCGACGGCTTCGGGCGAAAGCCAGTGGATCACCGGCGAGATTACGCGGCGGCACGTCCATCGCGAAAGGGCCCGCGCCGACGCCATTTTGGTGGGCGGCGAAACCTTGCGTCACGATACGCCGCGCCTCGACGTCAGGTTGCCCGCCCTCGCCGAGAGATCGCCCGAGCGATGGGTGCTGTCGCGCAGCGATGCTCCCGATGGCTGGGCTCGCCTGACATCGCCGGGCGCCATTCGCGACATGACGGACATTCGCTATCTGTTCGTTGAAGGCGGTGCGGCTGCTGCTGCAGCGTTTCTATCCGAGGATATGGTCGATTGCCTGTTGCTGTACCGCGCGCCCATCCTGCTCGGCGACGGCAGGCCGGGCCTTGCCGATATCGGCCTTGAAGACCTGTCGTCCGCGCATCGTCGGTGGACACGGAAAGATTTGCGCGTGCTCGGCCAGGACACGCTCGAAATCCTCGGCAGAACCCGCTAG
- the gcvH gene encoding glycine cleavage system protein GcvH, with amino-acid sequence MARYFTEEHEWIEVDGETAIIGITDYAQEQLGDVVFVEVPQTGTELAKGAEAAVVESVKAASDVYAPIGGTVLEGNAALEAEPELVNTAPEAEGWFFKLTVADKDELEGLMDAKAYKAFCDGL; translated from the coding sequence ATGGCACGCTATTTCACCGAAGAGCATGAATGGATCGAGGTCGATGGTGAAACGGCCATCATTGGCATCACCGATTACGCGCAGGAACAGCTGGGCGATGTCGTCTTCGTCGAAGTCCCTCAGACCGGCACCGAACTCGCCAAGGGCGCGGAAGCCGCCGTCGTGGAGAGCGTGAAGGCGGCAAGCGATGTCTACGCGCCGATCGGTGGGACAGTGCTGGAAGGCAATGCCGCGCTCGAGGCAGAGCCCGAACTCGTCAACACCGCGCCCGAGGCCGAGGGCTGGTTCTTCAAGCTGACCGTCGCGGACAAGGACGAGCTCGAAGGCCTGATGGACGCGAAGGCCTACAAGGCGTTCTGCGACGGACTTTGA
- a CDS encoding aromatic amino acid transaminase, with translation MLDKLEEQSPDALLALIKLFNADDRDDKIDLGVGVYRTKDGDTPVFDAIKGAERRLVETQDSKSYLGPEGDMRFVGGLIPHVFADAEPADGRMDGMQTPGGTGAVRLALALAKQAGVTRVLMGTPSWPNHAQILADLDLELVGFDHANADGSANMDALRNALSSADGHAAVLLHGCCHNPTGVDYTHAEWDEIAALLADGAVLPIIDIAYQGLGDGMDEDAYGLRTVTNAVDELLVAYSCDKNFGLYRDRVGAFYVITGSEAATKRAISNAAALARANWSMPPDHGGAAVRVILEDAALTQQWLDEVADMRSRIRRVRARLAEAGTAGSVDLAPLGRQKGMFAMLPVSKDQVQQLREDHGVYMAGSGRINVAGLTMQNIDTFTDALAKVTG, from the coding sequence ATGCTCGACAAACTCGAAGAACAATCGCCCGATGCGCTGCTGGCGCTGATCAAGCTGTTCAATGCGGACGATCGCGACGACAAGATCGACCTCGGCGTAGGCGTCTATCGTACGAAGGATGGCGATACGCCAGTCTTCGATGCCATCAAGGGCGCCGAGCGGCGTCTGGTCGAAACGCAGGACAGCAAGAGCTATCTTGGCCCCGAAGGCGATATGCGCTTCGTGGGCGGGCTCATCCCGCATGTCTTCGCGGATGCCGAGCCCGCAGATGGCCGGATGGACGGGATGCAGACACCCGGCGGCACCGGCGCGGTTCGCCTGGCGCTCGCGCTGGCGAAGCAGGCCGGCGTGACCCGCGTGCTGATGGGCACGCCGAGCTGGCCGAACCATGCGCAGATCCTTGCCGATCTCGACCTGGAACTGGTCGGTTTCGACCATGCGAATGCGGACGGGTCCGCCAATATGGATGCTTTGCGCAATGCGCTTTCAAGCGCCGACGGGCATGCTGCCGTCTTGCTGCATGGCTGCTGTCATAACCCGACAGGGGTCGATTACACCCATGCTGAGTGGGACGAGATCGCCGCGCTGCTGGCCGATGGCGCGGTCCTGCCGATCATCGATATCGCCTATCAGGGCCTGGGCGATGGTATGGACGAGGACGCCTACGGTCTGCGCACCGTGACGAATGCGGTCGATGAATTGCTGGTCGCCTATAGCTGCGACAAGAATTTCGGGCTCTACCGCGACCGGGTCGGCGCGTTCTACGTTATCACCGGCAGCGAGGCCGCGACGAAGCGGGCGATTTCCAACGCCGCCGCCCTTGCCCGTGCCAACTGGTCCATGCCCCCCGATCATGGCGGGGCGGCAGTGCGGGTCATACTGGAAGATGCCGCGCTCACGCAGCAATGGCTCGACGAGGTCGCGGATATGCGCAGCCGCATCCGGCGAGTGCGCGCGCGCCTGGCGGAAGCCGGGACCGCGGGCAGCGTCGATCTCGCGCCGCTCGGGCGGCAGAAGGGCATGTTTGCCATGCTACCCGTATCGAAGGATCAGGTGCAGCAGCTGCGCGAGGATCACGGCGTCTACATGGCCGGATCGGGACGCATCAATGTTGCCGGGCTCACCATGCAGAATATCGACACTTTCACCGACGCTCTCGCCAAGGTGACCGGTTAG
- the gcvT gene encoding glycine cleavage system aminomethyltransferase GcvT, whose amino-acid sequence MSEADTEDQPPAQLPLDAWHRQHGARMVPFAGYEMPIQYEGIVAEHDWTRSSAGLFDVSHMGQLTVSGEGAREALEALVPADLSILRPGNIRYTLLLDDDGGILDDLMVTNMSREGHEEFYLVVNGATKWDDIAWLREHLPDEITLNHLDDRGLLALQGPKAAEALETVFPDAASDLYFMQGTGLEWEGAIVGIARAGYTGEDGFEINVPASHIERLADALIADDRVKPAGLGARDSLRLEAGLPLYGHDLSTQTDPVSAGLTFALSKKRRENGGWFGHAACLVRLEKGGCPQRRVGLALEGRLPAREGAEIYAGDTHVGTITSGGFSPTLGHPIAMGYVESAHAEEGIALDIEVRGRRLTATVVALPFVPHKYHRKGT is encoded by the coding sequence ATGAGCGAAGCCGATACCGAAGACCAGCCGCCCGCGCAGCTCCCGCTCGATGCGTGGCACCGCCAGCATGGCGCGCGCATGGTTCCGTTCGCGGGCTATGAAATGCCGATCCAGTATGAGGGCATCGTCGCCGAACACGACTGGACGCGAAGCAGCGCCGGCCTGTTCGACGTCAGTCATATGGGCCAGCTCACCGTCAGCGGCGAAGGCGCGCGAGAGGCGCTGGAGGCATTGGTGCCTGCGGACCTTTCCATCCTGCGACCCGGAAATATCCGCTACACGCTGCTGCTGGACGACGATGGCGGCATTCTCGACGATCTCATGGTCACCAACATGTCGCGCGAAGGGCACGAGGAGTTCTACCTCGTCGTCAATGGCGCGACTAAGTGGGACGACATCGCCTGGCTGCGCGAGCACCTGCCCGACGAGATCACGCTCAATCATCTCGATGATCGCGGTCTGCTGGCGCTGCAAGGGCCAAAGGCGGCCGAGGCGCTAGAGACGGTGTTCCCGGATGCCGCGAGCGATCTGTATTTCATGCAGGGCACCGGCCTGGAATGGGAAGGCGCAATCGTCGGTATCGCCCGCGCAGGCTATACGGGTGAGGACGGGTTCGAGATCAACGTGCCTGCCAGCCATATCGAACGCCTCGCCGATGCCCTGATCGCTGATGATCGGGTGAAGCCCGCCGGGCTCGGCGCGCGCGACAGCCTCCGTCTCGAGGCGGGACTGCCGCTCTACGGGCATGATCTTTCGACGCAAACCGATCCGGTCAGTGCAGGGCTCACCTTCGCACTGAGCAAGAAGCGGCGAGAAAACGGCGGCTGGTTCGGCCATGCCGCCTGCCTCGTCCGCCTGGAGAAGGGTGGCTGTCCGCAGCGCCGCGTCGGCCTGGCACTGGAAGGCAGGCTCCCAGCGCGTGAAGGCGCGGAGATCTACGCGGGCGACACACATGTCGGCACCATTACCAGCGGCGGCTTCTCGCCCACGCTCGGCCACCCGATCGCCATGGGTTACGTCGAAAGCGCACATGCAGAAGAAGGTATTGCGCTCGACATCGAAGTGCGCGGCCGCCGCCTGACGGCGACCGTTGTCGCCCTTCCCTTCGTCCCGCACAAATACCACCGCAAAGGAACCTGA
- a CDS encoding DUF1134 domain-containing protein, producing MPDLKGSKAMNILPSRLARAIAAALIAPLLAFGAAPAAAQMQTIDPDTVIDGDLIETPAPPQQDYDDSYPADAAGPYETQAPDQRYESQEVRPSLDLPENGSDYSSAATDAAVDEFPPEPAPASAEAGTYREDDLIGAAEGLFGRGAEGLARLIQDILADQGEPNGYIVGREGGGAFILGVRYGSGTLYHAVEGNMPVYWTGPSIGLDAGANAGNTFVLVYNLYDTDELYERYPAGEGQAYFVGGFTASYVRKGDVVLIPIRVGAGLRLGINAGYMRFSREQRWLPF from the coding sequence ATGCCTGACCTGAAGGGATCGAAGGCCATGAACATCCTGCCAAGCCGCCTCGCGCGCGCCATCGCCGCCGCGCTGATTGCGCCGCTTCTCGCATTCGGCGCAGCGCCCGCCGCTGCGCAGATGCAAACGATCGATCCAGATACGGTGATAGACGGCGACCTGATCGAAACGCCCGCTCCTCCGCAGCAGGACTATGACGACAGCTACCCCGCCGATGCCGCGGGACCCTACGAAACGCAGGCACCGGACCAGCGCTATGAAAGCCAGGAGGTTCGCCCGTCACTTGATTTGCCAGAGAATGGCTCCGACTACAGCTCGGCCGCTACCGATGCGGCGGTGGACGAATTTCCGCCCGAGCCCGCGCCTGCCAGCGCAGAGGCAGGAACCTATCGCGAGGATGACCTGATCGGCGCGGCGGAAGGGCTGTTCGGGCGGGGCGCGGAAGGTCTTGCGCGCCTGATCCAGGATATCCTGGCCGATCAGGGCGAGCCCAATGGCTATATTGTCGGGCGAGAGGGCGGCGGCGCTTTCATCCTCGGCGTGCGCTATGGTTCGGGAACGCTGTATCACGCCGTCGAGGGCAATATGCCGGTCTACTGGACGGGGCCGTCGATCGGTCTCGATGCCGGCGCGAATGCGGGCAACACCTTCGTGCTCGTCTACAATCTCTACGACACGGACGAGCTGTATGAGCGATATCCGGCGGGCGAGGGCCAAGCCTATTTCGTCGGCGGCTTTACCGCGAGCTATGTGCGCAAGGGCGATGTCGTGCTGATCCCCATCCGCGTGGGCGCGGGCCTGCGGCTCGGCATCAATGCGGGTTACATGCGCTTTTCGAGAGAGCAGCGCTGGCTACCGTTCTGA
- a CDS encoding EAL domain-containing protein, with protein sequence MRTLKHMAITASAMAIMASVTPAAAQVEMLPAHEEQLDAAKAAMMGDSAEALRLAREVKIAASDDTVEAHRARLSAQWLEGEALIRLNRVDEAQAIIEQAIAEASDAFANDQLYADLLRSQASLMAHRGEYGLALSAFLEAHDRYQQLGETRSQAIVLQNIGSLYSDARDYERVMRYYRQATEAHTDDPALALSAHNNVGNALKELGRLGEAETEFGRALYVAKDMGSPTLEARILTNIASTQYNREQYGEAMTTVERGLRIAAADAPEWLPFLYGVRGQIHLATGQTQRARADISRTFTGQDIESSSPYFRDFHQTAYQIFSRTGDNELALRHLSAFHRIDGQARDLSAEANSALLAARFDAESNELRISKLSAEKEASEARLTATQNKVWLLTSVVLLVIAAFLAALITLRVVNRSKRAISEVNNKLTYVIQHDGLTGLFSRDHFHALLEKEAQSAKEDESTGVLMLIDLDRFKQVNDKYGHAAGDHILVKTAMRFREAAGPDATIGRLGGDEFALFMPHPFAMEDAAEVAQAIIDRVSVPFQFEGHEIMVGASIGMAAIGAKDRNTSALITNADLALYEAKRQGRGIFVKYALSMRDTLEERTLIENDLGRALEKGELSISYQPIVDGVDGHTRCLEALMRWNHPTRGEVSPEIFVPVAEDALLIDKLGAWLLRTACQDAAAWDKSIKLTVNVSALQLSSGVFLPTVIEALAYSGLEPERLVLELTESVVLEMDEEVERLARSLNELGVTFALDDFGRGYSSLNYIEKMQFSMIKIDRDFVQAAAAGSQKSLAVVAAIVSLAESLGIDVTAEGIEGIEQADAMRALGCSCFQGFHFGRPEPLQQAPLAMTA encoded by the coding sequence ATGCGTACTCTCAAGCACATGGCGATTACCGCCAGCGCAATGGCGATCATGGCGTCCGTGACGCCCGCTGCCGCGCAGGTCGAAATGCTGCCGGCGCATGAAGAGCAGCTCGATGCGGCCAAGGCCGCAATGATGGGCGATTCGGCCGAGGCGCTGCGCCTGGCGCGCGAAGTGAAGATCGCAGCGTCCGACGACACCGTCGAAGCGCACCGCGCACGGCTCAGCGCGCAGTGGCTGGAAGGCGAAGCGCTGATCCGGCTGAACCGCGTGGACGAAGCGCAGGCGATCATCGAACAGGCCATCGCCGAGGCATCCGATGCTTTCGCAAACGACCAGCTTTATGCCGACCTGCTGCGTTCGCAGGCCTCGCTCATGGCGCATCGCGGCGAATACGGCCTCGCGCTTTCCGCCTTTCTCGAAGCGCACGACCGTTACCAGCAGCTGGGCGAAACGCGCAGCCAGGCCATCGTGCTGCAGAATATCGGATCGCTTTACTCCGACGCACGCGATTACGAACGCGTCATGCGTTATTACCGCCAGGCGACCGAAGCGCATACGGACGACCCGGCGCTGGCGCTTTCTGCGCACAACAATGTGGGCAACGCGCTCAAGGAGCTGGGTCGCTTGGGTGAGGCGGAAACCGAATTCGGCCGCGCGCTTTACGTTGCCAAGGATATGGGGTCGCCGACGCTCGAGGCCCGCATCCTTACCAATATTGCATCCACCCAATATAATCGGGAGCAGTATGGCGAAGCCATGACCACGGTCGAGCGCGGCCTGCGCATCGCGGCCGCCGATGCTCCGGAATGGTTGCCCTTCCTGTACGGCGTGCGCGGCCAGATCCACCTTGCGACGGGTCAAACGCAAAGAGCTCGTGCCGATATCTCCCGCACCTTCACCGGTCAGGACATCGAAAGCAGCTCGCCCTATTTCCGAGATTTCCACCAGACGGCATACCAGATCTTCTCGCGCACCGGCGACAATGAGCTGGCGCTGCGCCACCTTTCCGCCTTCCATCGCATCGACGGCCAAGCCCGCGATCTGTCGGCCGAAGCCAACAGCGCCCTGCTGGCGGCACGTTTCGATGCGGAAAGCAACGAGCTGCGTATTTCCAAGCTCTCTGCCGAAAAGGAAGCGAGCGAAGCCCGCCTTACCGCGACGCAGAATAAGGTCTGGCTGCTGACATCGGTGGTGCTTCTGGTTATCGCCGCATTCCTCGCCGCGCTCATCACGCTGCGGGTCGTCAATCGCAGCAAGCGCGCCATCAGCGAGGTCAATAACAAGCTGACTTATGTCATCCAGCATGACGGGCTGACCGGCCTCTTTTCGCGCGATCACTTCCACGCCTTGTTGGAAAAGGAAGCGCAGAGCGCGAAAGAGGACGAGTCCACCGGCGTTCTGATGCTGATCGACCTCGATCGCTTCAAGCAGGTGAACGACAAATACGGCCACGCTGCAGGCGATCACATCCTCGTGAAAACAGCCATGCGCTTTCGCGAAGCTGCCGGTCCGGATGCGACGATCGGCCGATTGGGCGGTGACGAATTCGCGCTGTTCATGCCGCATCCCTTCGCAATGGAAGATGCCGCCGAAGTCGCACAGGCGATTATCGACCGCGTGTCCGTCCCCTTCCAGTTCGAAGGCCACGAGATCATGGTCGGCGCTTCCATCGGCATGGCAGCCATCGGTGCCAAGGATCGCAACACCAGCGCACTCATCACCAATGCCGACCTCGCGCTTTACGAAGCCAAGCGTCAGGGCCGGGGCATCTTCGTCAAATATGCGCTTTCTATGCGCGATACGCTGGAAGAGCGCACCTTGATCGAGAACGATCTCGGCCGCGCGCTCGAAAAGGGCGAATTGTCGATCTCCTACCAGCCGATCGTCGACGGAGTGGACGGCCATACGCGCTGCCTTGAGGCGCTGATGCGCTGGAACCATCCGACACGCGGCGAAGTCTCGCCCGAGATTTTCGTGCCGGTTGCCGAGGACGCGCTGCTGATAGACAAGCTCGGCGCATGGCTGCTGCGCACCGCCTGTCAGGATGCCGCTGCATGGGACAAGAGCATCAAGCTGACCGTCAACGTTTCGGCCCTGCAGCTTTCGAGCGGCGTGTTCCTGCCGACCGTGATCGAGGCGCTTGCCTATAGCGGACTGGAGCCGGAACGACTTGTGCTGGAGCTTACCGAATCAGTCGTTCTCGAAATGGACGAAGAGGTCGAGCGTCTGGCCCGCAGCCTCAACGAGCTCGGCGTTACCTTCGCGCTGGACGATTTCGGTCGTGGCTACTCGTCGCTGAACTACATTGAAAAGATGCAGTTCTCGATGATCAAGATCGACCGCGATTTCGTCCAGGCCGCAGCTGCCGGCTCCCAGAAGAGCCTCGCCGTCGTCGCCGCCATCGTGTCGCTCGCCGAATCTCTCGGCATCGATGTCACCGCCGAGGGTATCGAGGGCATCGAACAGGCCGACGCCATGCGCGCACTTGGATGCTCGTGCTTCCAGGGCTTCCACTTCGGTCGCCCAGAGCCGTTGCAGCAGGCCCCGCTCGCCATGACGGCGTGA
- a CDS encoding riboflavin synthase: MFTGIVTAIGTIDSVREGGDMRLRIACPLDPAAIAIGASIACSGVCLTVVAKGGTKGDAHFDVDVSQETVSRTAKGMWAQGQRLNLEPSLKLGDELGGHIVTGHVDDVGSVLDWTPVGGSMHAIIGAPQRLAPYIAEKGSITVDGVSLTVNSVEDTDDAVRFTLNIIPHTEEVTTLGELRQGGEVNLEVDTLARYLHRMQSLRS; this comes from the coding sequence ATGTTTACCGGCATCGTCACCGCCATCGGCACGATCGACTCCGTTCGCGAAGGCGGCGACATGCGTTTGCGCATCGCTTGCCCGCTCGACCCGGCGGCCATCGCTATTGGCGCTTCGATCGCCTGCTCGGGCGTTTGTCTGACCGTCGTCGCCAAGGGTGGAACGAAGGGCGACGCGCATTTCGATGTCGACGTCTCGCAGGAAACCGTGTCGCGCACCGCGAAGGGCATGTGGGCGCAAGGCCAGCGCCTCAATCTCGAGCCTTCGCTGAAGCTGGGGGACGAGCTTGGCGGACATATCGTGACGGGCCATGTCGACGATGTCGGCTCAGTGCTGGACTGGACGCCGGTCGGCGGATCGATGCATGCCATCATCGGCGCACCGCAGCGCCTCGCCCCCTACATCGCCGAGAAAGGCTCCATCACCGTCGATGGCGTATCCCTCACCGTCAATTCGGTCGAGGACACGGACGATGCCGTCCGCTTCACGCTCAATATTATACCCCATACCGAAGAGGTGACGACGCTGGGCGAGCTGCGGCAGGGCGGCGAGGTCAATCTGGAGGTCGATACGCTGGCGCGCTACCTCCACCGGATGCAATCGCTGCGCAGCTAG
- a CDS encoding S8 family peptidase: MVHTFNFGAAAIAIAAVLAAPAAAQDAADASGAEASTVDASAEQSGRVTVRAADLNPRYGDIDAFYGDIDAFWDDISPFYGDIDAFWDDINPFWDDISPFYGDIDAFWGDIDAFWDDISPFDKAKLAELGNFWATTATQFRETETAWSQLAADADNAVLANDVRTKLDSLVATSSAQWGASVTAKTGQSFQQGFVDTIFAKHQIDPNDPASLAALTARERAAFFVDWHDTLMQYAGIDHVDHWMGAINWTPSITQIQGSTGRSVIGILDSTVTGSADLADNVISSTGHDGFVGGHGAGVASLMVGAHDGQGVMGIAPNAQVIAHNPFDATNSASWTDVRDGIVQLTQHGASIVNLSLGETGKPFSGEWRGVFNDPTIAANAGNTVYVLASGNEGVAQTDDIEWGGAFDTSFILVGSVSPDGTISAFSNTPGDACLLNAGVCGEGDALMNRFIVAPGEMILVDDGHGGLVRRSGTSFSAPLVSGAIALLHDRWPWLSQHPDESVEIILRSARDLGAPGVDPIYGAGMLDVLASQSPLDFNDMYYKLFQRSGFYFYGRNVSATTLFNMGVPAWWETNDVFFTLYEDVGDTYRDFSVPMSTYTMGKRTNALGGGFQRLQDFVSSRFATWIHSKGADRNGNGRAGFSQIRTGGERSAGDWSIRYSAAMPRLVEDGSMAPVHAAASITDPSNRFSLTMGHGQGAMALSGSRFGVISDFDRDEGGVNPVLGFASGEFFTSASLAFSPDTQLRLGYSENRLDWRDINTNDVTQRLYQRELGAQNAQAMTVDLEQRVSDAVSLNLQYTRLREDDALLGAQTDLDLLLGDGSHTDALTVSGTAHLADNLRLDMSATASRTSAAEGQMLSTGDAIRSSAGQIALTRSNLFAEADSFRIAVGQPLTIEQGSLDLDTLQVVDRETGETGRVTQSIGIETKRRMLGELVYATPVLEGAGELGFFGRYVSEGSISDDDGLMLGINFGVRF; encoded by the coding sequence ATGGTCCACACATTTAACTTCGGAGCCGCCGCGATTGCGATCGCTGCCGTGCTTGCTGCGCCTGCCGCGGCGCAAGACGCAGCGGACGCGAGCGGTGCAGAGGCTTCGACGGTCGATGCTTCCGCAGAGCAGTCCGGCCGCGTCACGGTCCGCGCCGCAGACCTCAACCCCCGCTACGGCGACATCGATGCCTTTTATGGCGATATCGACGCCTTCTGGGACGATATCAGTCCCTTCTACGGCGACATCGATGCTTTCTGGGACGACATCAACCCGTTCTGGGACGATATCAGCCCCTTCTACGGCGACATCGACGCATTCTGGGGCGATATCGATGCTTTCTGGGACGACATCAGCCCGTTCGACAAGGCGAAGCTGGCAGAACTCGGAAACTTCTGGGCGACCACGGCAACGCAGTTCCGCGAGACCGAAACGGCCTGGTCCCAGCTTGCCGCCGACGCCGACAATGCCGTCCTTGCCAATGATGTGCGCACGAAGCTCGACAGCCTTGTCGCCACGTCGAGTGCGCAATGGGGTGCATCGGTTACGGCCAAGACCGGGCAGAGCTTCCAGCAGGGCTTTGTCGATACGATCTTCGCCAAGCACCAGATCGACCCCAACGATCCGGCGAGCCTCGCCGCGCTGACCGCTCGCGAGCGTGCCGCATTCTTCGTCGACTGGCACGATACGCTGATGCAATATGCCGGCATCGATCACGTCGATCACTGGATGGGCGCGATCAACTGGACCCCGTCCATCACGCAGATCCAGGGTTCCACCGGACGCTCGGTCATCGGCATCCTCGATTCCACGGTGACCGGCTCGGCCGACCTTGCCGACAATGTCATCAGCTCGACCGGTCACGACGGTTTCGTCGGCGGCCACGGCGCGGGCGTTGCAAGCCTTATGGTCGGCGCGCATGACGGCCAAGGCGTGATGGGCATCGCGCCCAATGCCCAGGTCATCGCGCACAATCCCTTCGATGCGACGAACAGCGCGTCCTGGACGGACGTGCGCGACGGCATAGTCCAATTGACGCAGCACGGTGCCAGCATCGTGAACCTGTCGCTGGGTGAAACGGGCAAGCCGTTTTCCGGCGAATGGCGCGGGGTCTTCAACGATCCGACCATCGCCGCCAATGCCGGCAACACCGTCTACGTCCTCGCCTCCGGCAATGAAGGCGTTGCGCAGACCGACGATATCGAGTGGGGCGGCGCGTTCGACACGTCCTTCATTCTCGTCGGCTCGGTTTCGCCCGATGGCACGATCTCGGCCTTCTCCAACACGCCGGGAGACGCATGTCTCTTGAATGCGGGCGTGTGCGGCGAGGGTGACGCGTTGATGAACCGCTTCATCGTCGCGCCGGGCGAAATGATCTTGGTCGATGACGGTCACGGCGGTCTAGTCCGTCGCAGCGGCACGTCCTTCTCTGCGCCGCTGGTGTCCGGGGCGATCGCCCTGTTGCACGACCGCTGGCCGTGGCTCTCCCAGCATCCAGATGAAAGCGTGGAAATCATCCTGCGTTCCGCGCGCGATCTCGGCGCGCCGGGTGTCGATCCGATTTACGGCGCCGGCATGCTCGACGTGCTGGCATCGCAGTCGCCGCTCGATTTCAATGATATGTATTACAAGCTCTTCCAGCGTTCCGGCTTCTATTTCTACGGCCGGAATGTGAGCGCCACGACGCTGTTCAACATGGGCGTCCCGGCTTGGTGGGAAACGAACGACGTCTTTTTCACGCTCTACGAAGATGTCGGTGACACCTACCGCGATTTCTCGGTCCCGATGTCCACTTACACCATGGGCAAGCGGACCAACGCTCTTGGCGGTGGCTTCCAGCGCCTTCAAGATTTCGTATCCTCGCGCTTCGCCACCTGGATCCATAGCAAGGGTGCCGACCGTAATGGAAACGGACGCGCCGGGTTCAGTCAGATCCGCACCGGCGGTGAGCGCAGTGCCGGCGACTGGTCGATCCGCTATTCCGCAGCGATGCCGCGTTTGGTCGAAGACGGCTCGATGGCCCCGGTCCACGCCGCCGCCTCGATCACCGATCCGAGCAATCGCTTCTCGCTCACCATGGGCCATGGCCAGGGCGCGATGGCGCTGTCGGGCAGTCGCTTCGGCGTCATCAGCGATTTCGATCGCGACGAAGGCGGCGTGAACCCCGTTCTGGGTTTTGCTTCGGGCGAGTTCTTCACCTCTGCCAGCCTCGCTTTCAGCCCCGATACGCAGCTGCGCCTCGGCTATTCCGAAAATCGTCTGGACTGGCGCGACATCAATACCAATGATGTGACGCAGCGCCTGTATCAGCGTGAGCTTGGCGCACAGAACGCACAGGCCATGACGGTCGATCTGGAGCAGCGCGTCTCGGATGCGGTGTCTCTCAACCTGCAGTATACGCGCCTTCGCGAAGACGACGCACTGCTAGGCGCGCAGACCGATCTCGACCTGTTGCTTGGCGATGGATCGCACACCGATGCGCTGACCGTTTCGGGCACGGCGCATCTCGCGGACAATCTGCGCCTCGACATGTCGGCCACCGCCAGCCGGACATCCGCTGCCGAAGGCCAGATGCTCTCGACCGGCGACGCCATCCGAAGCTCGGCGGGCCAGATTGCGCTCACCCGCTCGAACCTCTTCGCCGAAGCCGACAGCTTCCGCATCGCCGTCGGCCAGCCGCTGACGATCGAGCAGGGATCGCTCGATCTGGACACGCTGCAGGTGGTCGACCGGGAAACGGGCGAGACCGGACGCGTCACGCAGTCCATCGGCATCGAGACGAAGCGCCGCATGCTGGGTGAGCTCGTCTACGCGACGCCGGTGCTCGAAGGCGCCGGGGAGCTCGGCTTCTTCGGTCGCTATGTCAGTGAAGGCAGCATTAGCGACGATGACGGGCTGATGCTGGGGATCAACTTCGGAGTGCGCTTCTAA